The following coding sequences lie in one Capsicum annuum cultivar UCD-10X-F1 chromosome 5, UCD10Xv1.1, whole genome shotgun sequence genomic window:
- the LOC107870103 gene encoding serine/threonine/tyrosine-protein kinase HT1 isoform X2 has protein sequence MATSCFNPFRLRRSRSKPLSVPSSSSRTQWNSSSTIDTMEKKRFDSLESWSMILESDNVETWETSKEDQKEEWTADLSQLFIGNKFASGAHSRIYRGIYKQRAVAVKMVRIPTHKEETRAKLEQQFKSEVALLSRLYHPNIVQFIAACRKPPVYCIITEYMSQGTLRMYLNKKEPYSLSTETILRLALDISRGMEYLHSQGVIHRDLKSSNLLLNDEMRVKVGDFGTSCLETQCREAKGNMGTYRWMAPEMIKEKAYTRKVDVYSFGIVLWELTTALLPFQGMTPVQAAFAVAEKHYKEQAIVSIKIHSGASCSRGEDWPRS, from the exons ATGGCTACTTCTTGTTTCAATCCATTTAGGCTACGAAGATCGAGGAGCAAACCGTTATCAGTTCCATCATCGTCATCAAGAACACAATGGAATTCATCTAGTACTATAGATACAATGGAGAAGAAGAGGTTTGATAGTTTAGAATCATGGTCAATGATATTGGAATCTGATAATGTTGAAACTTGGGAAACTTCAAAAGAAGATCAAAAAGAAGAATGGACAGCTGATTTATCACAGCTTTTTATTGGTAACAAGTTTGCATCAGGTGCACATAGCAGGATTTATAGAGGGATTTACAAGCAAAGAGCAGTTGCTGTCAAAATGGTGAGGATTCCAACTCATAAGGAGGAGACTAGAGCTAAACTTGAACAACAGTTCAAGTCTGAAGTTGCTTTGCTTTCTAGACTCTATCATCCCAATATAGTTCAG TTCATCGCGGCGTGTAGGAAGCCTCCTGTATATTGTATCATCACGGAATACATGTCACAAGGAACTCTGAGGATGTACCTCAACAAGAAAGAGCCATATTCACTCTCAACAGAAACAATTCTGAGGTTAGCCCTCGATATATCGCGAGGAATGGAGTACCTTCATTCACAAGGGGTGATCCATAGAGACCTGAAATCGAGTAATTTACTCTTAAATGATGAGATGCGCGTTAAGGTCGGAGATTTTGGCACGTCATGTCTTGAAACACAGTGTAGAGAGGCCAAAGGTAATATGGGAACATATCGATGGATGGCACCGGAGATGATCAAGGAGAAAGCTTATACGCGGAAAGTTGATGTTTACAGTTTTGGTATTGTGCTGTGGGAACTCACAACAGCTTTGTTACCATTTCAAGGAATGACACCGGTGCAGGCTGCTTTTGCTGTTGCCGAAAAG CATTACAAGGAACAAGCCATTGTCAGCATAAAGATCCATTCCGGAGCATCTTGCTCGAGAGGTGAGGACTGGCCGAGATCATAG
- the LOC124898660 gene encoding uncharacterized protein LOC124898660 → MKNNLYRKNTIHPMTSSLVLQDQLSLLLPTTILTLTTSLSQEDKQILSYLISCSSTNFSNNLGNCATHNNNNNNNKSCYCFNCYMSYWVKWDSSPNNQLIHEIIDAFEDMVLKKRKGKNKKQKKNKNRSTCDVRKKYEYLEENSTSHDGDREEEFGKGKGSIRKFVSFIGESFWNVWHV, encoded by the coding sequence ATGAAGAACAATCTTTATAGGAAAAACACAATTCATCCAATGACATCATCTTTAGTATTACAAGACCAACTTTCTTTGTTATTACCAACTACAATCTTGACACTAACAACATCTTTATCTCAAGAAGACAAACAAATATTGTCATACTTAATCTCTTGTTCTTCTACCAACTTCTCCAACAACCTAGGAAACTGTGCCactcataacaacaacaacaacaacaacaaaagttgTTATTGTTTCAATTGTTATATGAGTTATTGGGTGAAATGGGATTCATCTCCTAATAATCAACttattcatgagattattgatGCTTTTGAAGATATGGTTTTGAAGAAGAGAAAAGgtaaaaacaagaaacaaaagaagaataagaatagaAGTACTTGTGAtgttagaaaaaaatatgaatatttggAGGAAAATTCAACAAGCCATGATGGTGATAGAGAAGAAGAATTTGGAAAGGGTAAAGGCTCTATTAGAAAATTTGTAAGTTTTATTGGTGAAAGTTTTTGGAATGTTTGgcatgtttga
- the LOC107870104 gene encoding mediator of RNA polymerase II transcription subunit 11, with translation MDSPSQNTSLQRLQNVEKRIVRVLELAGGVMDEMANPSGPRKELINNHCSEFMQLIKDIQVTLREEIKSACEYRPFEKCDYVPRISNEICCKKLEYVISQLDDMKRTIEGYHAAASDHMVLD, from the exons ATGGATTCACCAAGCCAGAATACTTCGTTGCAGCGACTGCAAAATGTTGAGAAG AGGATAGTCAGAGTTCTGGAGTTAGCAGGAGGTGTAATGGATGAAATGGCAAATCCAAGCGGCCCCAGGAAGGAGCTTATTAACAACCATTGCAGCGAGTTCATGCAACTAATCAAG GACATCCAGGTAACACTACGCGAAGAAATCAAAAGTGCATGTGAATATCGTCCATTTGAGAAGTGCGACTATGTACCAAGAATATCAAACGAGATCTGTTGCAAGAAACTAGAGTATGTCATTTCTCAACTTGATGATATGAAGCGAACAATCGAGGGGTATCATGCTGCAGCGTCAGACCATATGGTCCTCGATTAG
- the LOC107870103 gene encoding serine/threonine/tyrosine-protein kinase HT1 isoform X1 produces MATSCFNPFRLRRSRSKPLSVPSSSSRTQWNSSSTIDTMEKKRFDSLESWSMILESDNVETWETSKEDQKEEWTADLSQLFIGNKFASGAHSRIYRGIYKQRAVAVKMVRIPTHKEETRAKLEQQFKSEVALLSRLYHPNIVQFIAACRKPPVYCIITEYMSQGTLRMYLNKKEPYSLSTETILRLALDISRGMEYLHSQGVIHRDLKSSNLLLNDEMRVKVGDFGTSCLETQCREAKGNMGTYRWMAPEMIKEKAYTRKVDVYSFGIVLWELTTALLPFQGMTPVQAAFAVAEKNERPPMPASCQPALAQLIKRCWAANPSKRPDFTYIVSALEKYDECVKEGLPMTLHSGLVSRNAILERLKGCVSMSSSSSIPVNV; encoded by the exons ATGGCTACTTCTTGTTTCAATCCATTTAGGCTACGAAGATCGAGGAGCAAACCGTTATCAGTTCCATCATCGTCATCAAGAACACAATGGAATTCATCTAGTACTATAGATACAATGGAGAAGAAGAGGTTTGATAGTTTAGAATCATGGTCAATGATATTGGAATCTGATAATGTTGAAACTTGGGAAACTTCAAAAGAAGATCAAAAAGAAGAATGGACAGCTGATTTATCACAGCTTTTTATTGGTAACAAGTTTGCATCAGGTGCACATAGCAGGATTTATAGAGGGATTTACAAGCAAAGAGCAGTTGCTGTCAAAATGGTGAGGATTCCAACTCATAAGGAGGAGACTAGAGCTAAACTTGAACAACAGTTCAAGTCTGAAGTTGCTTTGCTTTCTAGACTCTATCATCCCAATATAGTTCAG TTCATCGCGGCGTGTAGGAAGCCTCCTGTATATTGTATCATCACGGAATACATGTCACAAGGAACTCTGAGGATGTACCTCAACAAGAAAGAGCCATATTCACTCTCAACAGAAACAATTCTGAGGTTAGCCCTCGATATATCGCGAGGAATGGAGTACCTTCATTCACAAGGGGTGATCCATAGAGACCTGAAATCGAGTAATTTACTCTTAAATGATGAGATGCGCGTTAAGGTCGGAGATTTTGGCACGTCATGTCTTGAAACACAGTGTAGAGAGGCCAAAGGTAATATGGGAACATATCGATGGATGGCACCGGAGATGATCAAGGAGAAAGCTTATACGCGGAAAGTTGATGTTTACAGTTTTGGTATTGTGCTGTGGGAACTCACAACAGCTTTGTTACCATTTCAAGGAATGACACCGGTGCAGGCTGCTTTTGCTGTTGCCGAAAAG AATGAACGACCACCCATGCCAGCAAGTTGTCAACCCGCGCTTGCACAACTTATAAAGCGTTGCTGGGCTGCTAACCCATCGAAAAGGCCAGACTTCACCTACATTGTATCTGCACTAGAAAAATACGACGAATGTGTCAAGGAAGGCCTTCCAATGACCCTTCATTCAGGGCTAGTTAGCCGGAACGCCATTCTTGAACGTTTGAAAGGTTGTGTATCAATGAGTTCTTCTTCATCTATACCTGTAAATGTATGA